One genomic window of Meiothermus sp. CFH 77666 includes the following:
- a CDS encoding YegP family protein has product MAGKFVLSTTSDGQYMFNLKAGNGETILTSERYQTRDSALNGIDSVRKNALLDERYERRTASNGEPYFVLKAANHQEIGRSEMYSSEVAMENGIASVKKNAPEATLDDQTTS; this is encoded by the coding sequence ATGGCAGGCAAGTTTGTGCTCTCCACCACCTCAGACGGGCAGTATATGTTCAACCTCAAGGCCGGCAACGGCGAAACCATCCTCACCAGTGAGCGCTACCAGACCAGGGACAGCGCCCTCAATGGTATTGATTCTGTTCGCAAAAACGCTCTCCTGGACGAACGCTACGAGCGCCGCACGGCCAGCAACGGCGAACCATATTTCGTACTCAAGGCCGCCAACCACCAGGAAATTGGACGCAGCGAGATGTACAGCTCCGAGGTCGCTATGGAAAACGGAATTGCCTCGGTCAAGAAAAATGCGCCAGAGGCTACCCTGGACGACCA